The Camelus bactrianus isolate YW-2024 breed Bactrian camel chromosome 12, ASM4877302v1, whole genome shotgun sequence genome includes a window with the following:
- the ZNF385A gene encoding zinc finger protein 385A isoform X2, giving the protein MILGSLSRAGPLPLLRQPPIMQPPLDLKQILPFPLEPAPTLGLFSNYSTMDPVQKAVLSHTFGGPLLKTKRPIISCNVCQIRFNSQSQAEAHYKGNRHARRVKGIEAAKTRGREPGVREPGDPAPPGGSPLSGDGGAPRPVSMENGLGPAPGSPEKQPGSPSPPSVPETGQGATKGEGGAPAPASLPGGSKEEEEKAKRLLYCALCKVAVNSLSQLEAHNKGTKHKTILEARSGLGPIKAYPRLGPPTPGEPEAPAQDRTFHCEICNVKVNSEVQLKQHISSRRHRDGVAGKPNPLLSRHKKPRGAGELAGTLTFSKELPKSLAGGLLPSPLAVAAVMAAAAGSPLSLRPAPAAPLLQGPPITHPLLHPAPGPIRTAHGPILFSPY; this is encoded by the exons ATGATCCTCG GCAGCTTGAGCCGGGcagggcccctccctctgctccggCAGCCCCCCATCATGCAGCCCCCACTGGACCTCAAGCAGATCCTGCCCTTCCCATTGGAGCCCGCACCCACCCTGGGCCTCTTCAGCAACTACAGCACT ATGGACCCTGTGCAGAAGGCTGTACTCTCCCACACTTTTGGGGGACCTTTGCTCAAGACCAAGCGGCCCATCATCTCCTGTAACGTCTGTCAGATCCGCTTCAATTCTCAG AGCCAGGCTGAGGCCCACTACAAGGGCAATCGCCATGCCCGAAGAGTCAAAGGCATCGAGGCTGCCAAGACCCGAGGCAGGGAGCCTGGCGTCCGGGAACCTGGAGACCCAGCCCCCCCAGGTGGCAGCCCCCTCAGTGGAGATGGTGGAGCCCCCCGTCCAG TTTCCATGGAGAATGGACTGGGTCCAGCCCCAGGATCCCCAGAGAAACAGCCTggctccccatcccctcccagtGTTCCGGAGACTGGTCAGGGTGCGACCAAGGGTGAAGGGGGagctccagccccagcttccCTGCCTGGAGGTagcaaggaagaggaggagaaggccaAGCGGCTGCTCTACTGTGCTCTGTGCAAGGTGGCAGTGAACTCCCTGTCCCAGCTTGAGGCGCATAACAAAG GTACTAAGCACAAGACAATTCTGGAGGCCCGAAGTGGGCTGGGCCCCATCAAAGCTTACCCTCGGCTGGGGCCTCCCACTCCCGGGGAACCCGAGGCCCCTGCCCAGGACCGAACCTTCCACTGTGAGATCTGCAACGTCAAGGTCAACTCGGAGGTCCAACTGAAACAG CACATTTCCAGCCGGCGGCACCGAGATGGCGTGGCCGGGAAGCCCAACCCGCTACTGAGCCGTCACAAGAAGCCTAGGGGCGCCGGGGAGCTGGCG gGCACTCTGACTTTCTCCAAGGAGCTGCCCAAGTCCCTGGCCGGCGgcctgctccccagccccctggcGGTGGCTGCGGTGATGGCAGCGGCAGCAGGCTCCCCGCTGTCTCTGCGCCCGGCTCCAGCCGCTCCTCTTCTCCAGGGACCGCCGATTACCCACCCCCTGCTCCACCCGGCCCCCGGGCCCATCCGAACTGCGCACGGACCCATCCTCTTCTCCCCCTACTGA
- the ZNF385A gene encoding zinc finger protein 385A isoform X4 gives MQPPLDLKQILPFPLEPAPTLGLFSNYSTGLGPGALTFSLVSPQFLEEKMDPVQKAVLSHTFGGPLLKTKRPIISCNVCQIRFNSQSQAEAHYKGNRHARRVKGIEAAKTRGREPGVREPGDPAPPGGSPLSGDGGAPRPVSMENGLGPAPGSPEKQPGSPSPPSVPETGQGATKGEGGAPAPASLPGGSKEEEEKAKRLLYCALCKVAVNSLSQLEAHNKGTKHKTILEARSGLGPIKAYPRLGPPTPGEPEAPAQDRTFHCEICNVKVNSEVQLKQHISSRRHRDGVAGKPNPLLSRHKKPRGAGELAGTLTFSKELPKSLAGGLLPSPLAVAAVMAAAAGSPLSLRPAPAAPLLQGPPITHPLLHPAPGPIRTAHGPILFSPY, from the exons ATGCAGCCCCCACTGGACCTCAAGCAGATCCTGCCCTTCCCATTGGAGCCCGCACCCACCCTGGGCCTCTTCAGCAACTACAGCACT GGATTGGGACCAGGGGCCCTCACCTTCAGCCTGGTATCTCCTCAGTTCCTGGAGGAGAAG ATGGACCCTGTGCAGAAGGCTGTACTCTCCCACACTTTTGGGGGACCTTTGCTCAAGACCAAGCGGCCCATCATCTCCTGTAACGTCTGTCAGATCCGCTTCAATTCTCAG AGCCAGGCTGAGGCCCACTACAAGGGCAATCGCCATGCCCGAAGAGTCAAAGGCATCGAGGCTGCCAAGACCCGAGGCAGGGAGCCTGGCGTCCGGGAACCTGGAGACCCAGCCCCCCCAGGTGGCAGCCCCCTCAGTGGAGATGGTGGAGCCCCCCGTCCAG TTTCCATGGAGAATGGACTGGGTCCAGCCCCAGGATCCCCAGAGAAACAGCCTggctccccatcccctcccagtGTTCCGGAGACTGGTCAGGGTGCGACCAAGGGTGAAGGGGGagctccagccccagcttccCTGCCTGGAGGTagcaaggaagaggaggagaaggccaAGCGGCTGCTCTACTGTGCTCTGTGCAAGGTGGCAGTGAACTCCCTGTCCCAGCTTGAGGCGCATAACAAAG GTACTAAGCACAAGACAATTCTGGAGGCCCGAAGTGGGCTGGGCCCCATCAAAGCTTACCCTCGGCTGGGGCCTCCCACTCCCGGGGAACCCGAGGCCCCTGCCCAGGACCGAACCTTCCACTGTGAGATCTGCAACGTCAAGGTCAACTCGGAGGTCCAACTGAAACAG CACATTTCCAGCCGGCGGCACCGAGATGGCGTGGCCGGGAAGCCCAACCCGCTACTGAGCCGTCACAAGAAGCCTAGGGGCGCCGGGGAGCTGGCG gGCACTCTGACTTTCTCCAAGGAGCTGCCCAAGTCCCTGGCCGGCGgcctgctccccagccccctggcGGTGGCTGCGGTGATGGCAGCGGCAGCAGGCTCCCCGCTGTCTCTGCGCCCGGCTCCAGCCGCTCCTCTTCTCCAGGGACCGCCGATTACCCACCCCCTGCTCCACCCGGCCCCCGGGCCCATCCGAACTGCGCACGGACCCATCCTCTTCTCCCCCTACTGA
- the ZNF385A gene encoding zinc finger protein 385A isoform X5 yields the protein MEPRPPGSRRGLGPGALTFSLVSPQFLEEKMDPVQKAVLSHTFGGPLLKTKRPIISCNVCQIRFNSQSQAEAHYKGNRHARRVKGIEAAKTRGREPGVREPGDPAPPGGSPLSGDGGAPRPVSMENGLGPAPGSPEKQPGSPSPPSVPETGQGATKGEGGAPAPASLPGGSKEEEEKAKRLLYCALCKVAVNSLSQLEAHNKGTKHKTILEARSGLGPIKAYPRLGPPTPGEPEAPAQDRTFHCEICNVKVNSEVQLKQHISSRRHRDGVAGKPNPLLSRHKKPRGAGELAGTLTFSKELPKSLAGGLLPSPLAVAAVMAAAAGSPLSLRPAPAAPLLQGPPITHPLLHPAPGPIRTAHGPILFSPY from the exons ATGGAGCCGCGTCCCCCGGGGTCCCGCAGG GGATTGGGACCAGGGGCCCTCACCTTCAGCCTGGTATCTCCTCAGTTCCTGGAGGAGAAG ATGGACCCTGTGCAGAAGGCTGTACTCTCCCACACTTTTGGGGGACCTTTGCTCAAGACCAAGCGGCCCATCATCTCCTGTAACGTCTGTCAGATCCGCTTCAATTCTCAG AGCCAGGCTGAGGCCCACTACAAGGGCAATCGCCATGCCCGAAGAGTCAAAGGCATCGAGGCTGCCAAGACCCGAGGCAGGGAGCCTGGCGTCCGGGAACCTGGAGACCCAGCCCCCCCAGGTGGCAGCCCCCTCAGTGGAGATGGTGGAGCCCCCCGTCCAG TTTCCATGGAGAATGGACTGGGTCCAGCCCCAGGATCCCCAGAGAAACAGCCTggctccccatcccctcccagtGTTCCGGAGACTGGTCAGGGTGCGACCAAGGGTGAAGGGGGagctccagccccagcttccCTGCCTGGAGGTagcaaggaagaggaggagaaggccaAGCGGCTGCTCTACTGTGCTCTGTGCAAGGTGGCAGTGAACTCCCTGTCCCAGCTTGAGGCGCATAACAAAG GTACTAAGCACAAGACAATTCTGGAGGCCCGAAGTGGGCTGGGCCCCATCAAAGCTTACCCTCGGCTGGGGCCTCCCACTCCCGGGGAACCCGAGGCCCCTGCCCAGGACCGAACCTTCCACTGTGAGATCTGCAACGTCAAGGTCAACTCGGAGGTCCAACTGAAACAG CACATTTCCAGCCGGCGGCACCGAGATGGCGTGGCCGGGAAGCCCAACCCGCTACTGAGCCGTCACAAGAAGCCTAGGGGCGCCGGGGAGCTGGCG gGCACTCTGACTTTCTCCAAGGAGCTGCCCAAGTCCCTGGCCGGCGgcctgctccccagccccctggcGGTGGCTGCGGTGATGGCAGCGGCAGCAGGCTCCCCGCTGTCTCTGCGCCCGGCTCCAGCCGCTCCTCTTCTCCAGGGACCGCCGATTACCCACCCCCTGCTCCACCCGGCCCCCGGGCCCATCCGAACTGCGCACGGACCCATCCTCTTCTCCCCCTACTGA
- the ZNF385A gene encoding zinc finger protein 385A isoform X1: protein MILGSLSRAGPLPLLRQPPIMQPPLDLKQILPFPLEPAPTLGLFSNYSTGLGPGALTFSLVSPQFLEEKMDPVQKAVLSHTFGGPLLKTKRPIISCNVCQIRFNSQSQAEAHYKGNRHARRVKGIEAAKTRGREPGVREPGDPAPPGGSPLSGDGGAPRPVSMENGLGPAPGSPEKQPGSPSPPSVPETGQGATKGEGGAPAPASLPGGSKEEEEKAKRLLYCALCKVAVNSLSQLEAHNKGTKHKTILEARSGLGPIKAYPRLGPPTPGEPEAPAQDRTFHCEICNVKVNSEVQLKQHISSRRHRDGVAGKPNPLLSRHKKPRGAGELAGTLTFSKELPKSLAGGLLPSPLAVAAVMAAAAGSPLSLRPAPAAPLLQGPPITHPLLHPAPGPIRTAHGPILFSPY, encoded by the exons ATGATCCTCG GCAGCTTGAGCCGGGcagggcccctccctctgctccggCAGCCCCCCATCATGCAGCCCCCACTGGACCTCAAGCAGATCCTGCCCTTCCCATTGGAGCCCGCACCCACCCTGGGCCTCTTCAGCAACTACAGCACT GGATTGGGACCAGGGGCCCTCACCTTCAGCCTGGTATCTCCTCAGTTCCTGGAGGAGAAG ATGGACCCTGTGCAGAAGGCTGTACTCTCCCACACTTTTGGGGGACCTTTGCTCAAGACCAAGCGGCCCATCATCTCCTGTAACGTCTGTCAGATCCGCTTCAATTCTCAG AGCCAGGCTGAGGCCCACTACAAGGGCAATCGCCATGCCCGAAGAGTCAAAGGCATCGAGGCTGCCAAGACCCGAGGCAGGGAGCCTGGCGTCCGGGAACCTGGAGACCCAGCCCCCCCAGGTGGCAGCCCCCTCAGTGGAGATGGTGGAGCCCCCCGTCCAG TTTCCATGGAGAATGGACTGGGTCCAGCCCCAGGATCCCCAGAGAAACAGCCTggctccccatcccctcccagtGTTCCGGAGACTGGTCAGGGTGCGACCAAGGGTGAAGGGGGagctccagccccagcttccCTGCCTGGAGGTagcaaggaagaggaggagaaggccaAGCGGCTGCTCTACTGTGCTCTGTGCAAGGTGGCAGTGAACTCCCTGTCCCAGCTTGAGGCGCATAACAAAG GTACTAAGCACAAGACAATTCTGGAGGCCCGAAGTGGGCTGGGCCCCATCAAAGCTTACCCTCGGCTGGGGCCTCCCACTCCCGGGGAACCCGAGGCCCCTGCCCAGGACCGAACCTTCCACTGTGAGATCTGCAACGTCAAGGTCAACTCGGAGGTCCAACTGAAACAG CACATTTCCAGCCGGCGGCACCGAGATGGCGTGGCCGGGAAGCCCAACCCGCTACTGAGCCGTCACAAGAAGCCTAGGGGCGCCGGGGAGCTGGCG gGCACTCTGACTTTCTCCAAGGAGCTGCCCAAGTCCCTGGCCGGCGgcctgctccccagccccctggcGGTGGCTGCGGTGATGGCAGCGGCAGCAGGCTCCCCGCTGTCTCTGCGCCCGGCTCCAGCCGCTCCTCTTCTCCAGGGACCGCCGATTACCCACCCCCTGCTCCACCCGGCCCCCGGGCCCATCCGAACTGCGCACGGACCCATCCTCTTCTCCCCCTACTGA
- the ZNF385A gene encoding zinc finger protein 385A isoform X6: MEPRPPGSRRMDPVQKAVLSHTFGGPLLKTKRPIISCNVCQIRFNSQSQAEAHYKGNRHARRVKGIEAAKTRGREPGVREPGDPAPPGGSPLSGDGGAPRPVSMENGLGPAPGSPEKQPGSPSPPSVPETGQGATKGEGGAPAPASLPGGSKEEEEKAKRLLYCALCKVAVNSLSQLEAHNKGTKHKTILEARSGLGPIKAYPRLGPPTPGEPEAPAQDRTFHCEICNVKVNSEVQLKQHISSRRHRDGVAGKPNPLLSRHKKPRGAGELAGTLTFSKELPKSLAGGLLPSPLAVAAVMAAAAGSPLSLRPAPAAPLLQGPPITHPLLHPAPGPIRTAHGPILFSPY; the protein is encoded by the exons ATGGAGCCGCGTCCCCCGGGGTCCCGCAGG ATGGACCCTGTGCAGAAGGCTGTACTCTCCCACACTTTTGGGGGACCTTTGCTCAAGACCAAGCGGCCCATCATCTCCTGTAACGTCTGTCAGATCCGCTTCAATTCTCAG AGCCAGGCTGAGGCCCACTACAAGGGCAATCGCCATGCCCGAAGAGTCAAAGGCATCGAGGCTGCCAAGACCCGAGGCAGGGAGCCTGGCGTCCGGGAACCTGGAGACCCAGCCCCCCCAGGTGGCAGCCCCCTCAGTGGAGATGGTGGAGCCCCCCGTCCAG TTTCCATGGAGAATGGACTGGGTCCAGCCCCAGGATCCCCAGAGAAACAGCCTggctccccatcccctcccagtGTTCCGGAGACTGGTCAGGGTGCGACCAAGGGTGAAGGGGGagctccagccccagcttccCTGCCTGGAGGTagcaaggaagaggaggagaaggccaAGCGGCTGCTCTACTGTGCTCTGTGCAAGGTGGCAGTGAACTCCCTGTCCCAGCTTGAGGCGCATAACAAAG GTACTAAGCACAAGACAATTCTGGAGGCCCGAAGTGGGCTGGGCCCCATCAAAGCTTACCCTCGGCTGGGGCCTCCCACTCCCGGGGAACCCGAGGCCCCTGCCCAGGACCGAACCTTCCACTGTGAGATCTGCAACGTCAAGGTCAACTCGGAGGTCCAACTGAAACAG CACATTTCCAGCCGGCGGCACCGAGATGGCGTGGCCGGGAAGCCCAACCCGCTACTGAGCCGTCACAAGAAGCCTAGGGGCGCCGGGGAGCTGGCG gGCACTCTGACTTTCTCCAAGGAGCTGCCCAAGTCCCTGGCCGGCGgcctgctccccagccccctggcGGTGGCTGCGGTGATGGCAGCGGCAGCAGGCTCCCCGCTGTCTCTGCGCCCGGCTCCAGCCGCTCCTCTTCTCCAGGGACCGCCGATTACCCACCCCCTGCTCCACCCGGCCCCCGGGCCCATCCGAACTGCGCACGGACCCATCCTCTTCTCCCCCTACTGA
- the ZNF385A gene encoding zinc finger protein 385A isoform X8 → MQPPLDLKQILPFPLEPAPTLGLFSNYSTMDPVQKAVLSHTFGGPLLKTKRPIISCNVCQIRFNSQSQAEAHYKGNRHARRVKGIEAAKTRGREPGVREPGDPAPPGGSPLSGDGGAPRPVSMENGLGPAPGSPEKQPGSPSPPSVPETGQGATKGEGGAPAPASLPGGSKEEEEKAKRLLYCALCKVAVNSLSQLEAHNKGTKHKTILEARSGLGPIKAYPRLGPPTPGEPEAPAQDRTFHCEICNVKVNSEVQLKQHISSRRHRDGVAGKPNPLLSRHKKPRGAGELAGTLTFSKELPKSLAGGLLPSPLAVAAVMAAAAGSPLSLRPAPAAPLLQGPPITHPLLHPAPGPIRTAHGPILFSPY, encoded by the exons ATGCAGCCCCCACTGGACCTCAAGCAGATCCTGCCCTTCCCATTGGAGCCCGCACCCACCCTGGGCCTCTTCAGCAACTACAGCACT ATGGACCCTGTGCAGAAGGCTGTACTCTCCCACACTTTTGGGGGACCTTTGCTCAAGACCAAGCGGCCCATCATCTCCTGTAACGTCTGTCAGATCCGCTTCAATTCTCAG AGCCAGGCTGAGGCCCACTACAAGGGCAATCGCCATGCCCGAAGAGTCAAAGGCATCGAGGCTGCCAAGACCCGAGGCAGGGAGCCTGGCGTCCGGGAACCTGGAGACCCAGCCCCCCCAGGTGGCAGCCCCCTCAGTGGAGATGGTGGAGCCCCCCGTCCAG TTTCCATGGAGAATGGACTGGGTCCAGCCCCAGGATCCCCAGAGAAACAGCCTggctccccatcccctcccagtGTTCCGGAGACTGGTCAGGGTGCGACCAAGGGTGAAGGGGGagctccagccccagcttccCTGCCTGGAGGTagcaaggaagaggaggagaaggccaAGCGGCTGCTCTACTGTGCTCTGTGCAAGGTGGCAGTGAACTCCCTGTCCCAGCTTGAGGCGCATAACAAAG GTACTAAGCACAAGACAATTCTGGAGGCCCGAAGTGGGCTGGGCCCCATCAAAGCTTACCCTCGGCTGGGGCCTCCCACTCCCGGGGAACCCGAGGCCCCTGCCCAGGACCGAACCTTCCACTGTGAGATCTGCAACGTCAAGGTCAACTCGGAGGTCCAACTGAAACAG CACATTTCCAGCCGGCGGCACCGAGATGGCGTGGCCGGGAAGCCCAACCCGCTACTGAGCCGTCACAAGAAGCCTAGGGGCGCCGGGGAGCTGGCG gGCACTCTGACTTTCTCCAAGGAGCTGCCCAAGTCCCTGGCCGGCGgcctgctccccagccccctggcGGTGGCTGCGGTGATGGCAGCGGCAGCAGGCTCCCCGCTGTCTCTGCGCCCGGCTCCAGCCGCTCCTCTTCTCCAGGGACCGCCGATTACCCACCCCCTGCTCCACCCGGCCCCCGGGCCCATCCGAACTGCGCACGGACCCATCCTCTTCTCCCCCTACTGA
- the ZNF385A gene encoding zinc finger protein 385A isoform X7, with product MDPVQKAVLSHTFGGPLLKTKRPIISCNVCQIRFNSQSQAEAHYKGNRHARRVKGIEAAKTRGREPGVREPGDPAPPGGSPLSGDGGAPRPVSMENGLGPAPGSPEKQPGSPSPPSVPETGQGATKGEGGAPAPASLPGGSKEEEEKAKRLLYCALCKVAVNSLSQLEAHNKGTKHKTILEARSGLGPIKAYPRLGPPTPGEPEAPAQDRTFHCEICNVKVNSEVQLKQHISSRRHRDGVAGKPNPLLSRHKKPRGAGELAGTLTFSKELPKSLAGGLLPSPLAVAAVMAAAAGSPLSLRPAPAAPLLQGPPITHPLLHPAPGPIRTAHGPILFSPY from the exons ATGGACCCTGTGCAGAAGGCTGTACTCTCCCACACTTTTGGGGGACCTTTGCTCAAGACCAAGCGGCCCATCATCTCCTGTAACGTCTGTCAGATCCGCTTCAATTCTCAG AGCCAGGCTGAGGCCCACTACAAGGGCAATCGCCATGCCCGAAGAGTCAAAGGCATCGAGGCTGCCAAGACCCGAGGCAGGGAGCCTGGCGTCCGGGAACCTGGAGACCCAGCCCCCCCAGGTGGCAGCCCCCTCAGTGGAGATGGTGGAGCCCCCCGTCCAG TTTCCATGGAGAATGGACTGGGTCCAGCCCCAGGATCCCCAGAGAAACAGCCTggctccccatcccctcccagtGTTCCGGAGACTGGTCAGGGTGCGACCAAGGGTGAAGGGGGagctccagccccagcttccCTGCCTGGAGGTagcaaggaagaggaggagaaggccaAGCGGCTGCTCTACTGTGCTCTGTGCAAGGTGGCAGTGAACTCCCTGTCCCAGCTTGAGGCGCATAACAAAG GTACTAAGCACAAGACAATTCTGGAGGCCCGAAGTGGGCTGGGCCCCATCAAAGCTTACCCTCGGCTGGGGCCTCCCACTCCCGGGGAACCCGAGGCCCCTGCCCAGGACCGAACCTTCCACTGTGAGATCTGCAACGTCAAGGTCAACTCGGAGGTCCAACTGAAACAG CACATTTCCAGCCGGCGGCACCGAGATGGCGTGGCCGGGAAGCCCAACCCGCTACTGAGCCGTCACAAGAAGCCTAGGGGCGCCGGGGAGCTGGCG gGCACTCTGACTTTCTCCAAGGAGCTGCCCAAGTCCCTGGCCGGCGgcctgctccccagccccctggcGGTGGCTGCGGTGATGGCAGCGGCAGCAGGCTCCCCGCTGTCTCTGCGCCCGGCTCCAGCCGCTCCTCTTCTCCAGGGACCGCCGATTACCCACCCCCTGCTCCACCCGGCCCCCGGGCCCATCCGAACTGCGCACGGACCCATCCTCTTCTCCCCCTACTGA
- the ZNF385A gene encoding zinc finger protein 385A isoform X3, producing the protein MEPRPPGSRRSPHLGHQGLLTLARSSTSVAHIPSAQGLGPGALTFSLVSPQFLEEKMDPVQKAVLSHTFGGPLLKTKRPIISCNVCQIRFNSQSQAEAHYKGNRHARRVKGIEAAKTRGREPGVREPGDPAPPGGSPLSGDGGAPRPVSMENGLGPAPGSPEKQPGSPSPPSVPETGQGATKGEGGAPAPASLPGGSKEEEEKAKRLLYCALCKVAVNSLSQLEAHNKGTKHKTILEARSGLGPIKAYPRLGPPTPGEPEAPAQDRTFHCEICNVKVNSEVQLKQHISSRRHRDGVAGKPNPLLSRHKKPRGAGELAGTLTFSKELPKSLAGGLLPSPLAVAAVMAAAAGSPLSLRPAPAAPLLQGPPITHPLLHPAPGPIRTAHGPILFSPY; encoded by the exons ATGGAGCCGCGTCCCCCGGGGTCCCGCAGG AGCCCTCATCTAGGTCACCAGGGCCTCTTGACCTTGGCCCGGAGCAGCACTTCAGTGGCTCACATTCCATCTGCGCAGGGATTGGGACCAGGGGCCCTCACCTTCAGCCTGGTATCTCCTCAGTTCCTGGAGGAGAAG ATGGACCCTGTGCAGAAGGCTGTACTCTCCCACACTTTTGGGGGACCTTTGCTCAAGACCAAGCGGCCCATCATCTCCTGTAACGTCTGTCAGATCCGCTTCAATTCTCAG AGCCAGGCTGAGGCCCACTACAAGGGCAATCGCCATGCCCGAAGAGTCAAAGGCATCGAGGCTGCCAAGACCCGAGGCAGGGAGCCTGGCGTCCGGGAACCTGGAGACCCAGCCCCCCCAGGTGGCAGCCCCCTCAGTGGAGATGGTGGAGCCCCCCGTCCAG TTTCCATGGAGAATGGACTGGGTCCAGCCCCAGGATCCCCAGAGAAACAGCCTggctccccatcccctcccagtGTTCCGGAGACTGGTCAGGGTGCGACCAAGGGTGAAGGGGGagctccagccccagcttccCTGCCTGGAGGTagcaaggaagaggaggagaaggccaAGCGGCTGCTCTACTGTGCTCTGTGCAAGGTGGCAGTGAACTCCCTGTCCCAGCTTGAGGCGCATAACAAAG GTACTAAGCACAAGACAATTCTGGAGGCCCGAAGTGGGCTGGGCCCCATCAAAGCTTACCCTCGGCTGGGGCCTCCCACTCCCGGGGAACCCGAGGCCCCTGCCCAGGACCGAACCTTCCACTGTGAGATCTGCAACGTCAAGGTCAACTCGGAGGTCCAACTGAAACAG CACATTTCCAGCCGGCGGCACCGAGATGGCGTGGCCGGGAAGCCCAACCCGCTACTGAGCCGTCACAAGAAGCCTAGGGGCGCCGGGGAGCTGGCG gGCACTCTGACTTTCTCCAAGGAGCTGCCCAAGTCCCTGGCCGGCGgcctgctccccagccccctggcGGTGGCTGCGGTGATGGCAGCGGCAGCAGGCTCCCCGCTGTCTCTGCGCCCGGCTCCAGCCGCTCCTCTTCTCCAGGGACCGCCGATTACCCACCCCCTGCTCCACCCGGCCCCCGGGCCCATCCGAACTGCGCACGGACCCATCCTCTTCTCCCCCTACTGA